The genomic stretch ATTTTACGCAGCGCGTCCATTTTAGCGGCAACGATGAGATCGGCAGACTTGGACATTTGTACAATACGATGGTCGGCCGAATCAAGACACTGATTGATGATGTCTACGCCTCGCGGCTGAAGCAGAAGGAAGCTGAGCTTAAAGCGCTCCAATCACAAATTAACCCTCACTTCCTATACAACACATTAAATATGATTAATTGGAGCGCAATGCAAAAAGGAGACCACGAAATTTCCGAAATGGTCGTCTCCCTCTCTCAAGTATTCAGGTTAAGCCTTAATAGCGGCAATGATCTCGTCGAGCTGCAGCATGAGATAGAGCTCGTGCGAAACTACTTGTTTTTGCAGAAAAAACGGTTTACGACCCGCTTTGATTTTGAGATCGATATGGAGCCGTCTATCCAGCATTTCCGCATGCCCAAGCTGCTGCTTCAGCCGCTTGTCGAGAATGCCATCATTCATGCGATCGAGCCTACCGGAGGGAATGGTCATATTCATATCCGTGCCTATACTGAAAACGGCTGCATTCTACTTGAGGTTGCGGATAATGGGCTTGGGATGCCCGAAGCAAAGGTTCAGCTTTTAAACCTAGCTCCAGCGCAGGAGCCTATTAAGTCGCTCCAAATAAACGCCGCCCATTCCGGAATGGCTATATCCAATATTAAAGAAAGATTAGCTTTATTTTATGAGCAGGCAGAGTTTCATATCGAAAGCCGCGAGAGCATGGGCACTAGAGTGCAATTAAAGATCAAACAAGGGGGCAATGGGAATGGCGCTTAGAATGATCATTGCAGAGGATGAGCAATCCTTCCGTGAAGGCATACTTACACTTGTGGACTGGAAGCTCTACGACATTGAGATCGCAGGAGAGGCTGAGAATGGACAGCAGGCTTTGGAAATGATCAAAAACGATCCGCCGGATTTGCTGCTGACCGATATTCGCATGCCTCATCTGAATGGCCTTGATCTGATTCGCGAGGCAAAGGCTGCCGGACATGAGTTTCGTTCGGTGCTCTTAACTGGCTATAACGAATTCGAGTATGCGAAGGAAGCCATTAAGCTAGGCGTATCCGACTATCTCCTGAAGCCCTGCACGCCTCATGATATTGTACGTGTCATTCTAGAGCTCAAACAAAAAATTGAAGAATCGGAAAATGAGGATAAAATGTTGTCGGAGCTTAATCGCAGCTGGAATCGCAACCTTCATTTGCTGAAAAACCAAATTTTATCCCAGTGGATTCAGCAGCCGTTAATGCCGCTTGAGAACCGGCAAAGCGTTATGGAGGAGGTTGGTATGGCACTTCTTTCAGCTTCTATTCAAGTCGGGATTATCCGCATTGATTCCAGCACCTCGCCTAACGCCGCCTCCAAGAGGGATTTAGAGCTCATTCGGTATGCTCTGTTAAACATTACAGGAGAGACGCTGCAGCCGTTATATTTAGGAGAGCTTGAAGTATTTCGCCATGGTGATGAGATGCTTTGGATTGGCAATTACTCGGATCACATGACTCATGAAGCGATTGAGAGTGCAATGAAGAAGCTGCAGCTTAACCTTGAGGCGTATCTTAAGCTGTCGATCAGCATATCAATCAGCTCGCCGAAGTGCTCGGTTGATTTTGCCCATATCGGTTATCAGGAAGCCATTGAAGCGATGGAAGGCAGATTCTATCAAGGACGTGGAGGCATCTTCTTCTATACTTGCTTAGATCGGCAGCAAATGCTGAAAGGCTCTATTTTGGACGATGCCTTCCTGCAGCGAATGGAGAAGGAGCTGCTCATTTCGCTGCAAAATGAACAGTACGAGCAGGCGGTCGATACGATCGAAGCGTGCATGTCTCATATTCGGAACAACTCCGGCTATTCGAAGGCTGAGGTTCAGCTCCGGTCAACAAGCCTTATTTTGGAACTGCAAAAATTCGCCCAGGAACGGAAGGTCGCCTCTATTGAATGGCAGGACAGCTTCGTCAATTGGATCGAGCAAATTCCTAACATGGAGACACTCGATGACTGCTCCGTCGTGCTGCAAAAAATTGTTCAAAGCATCGTCGAGGCCGTATCCAATCAAAAATCGCTGCATCGCACCGTATCTGCGACCATCGAGCTTATTAAGCATAGATACAACACGAACTTCACGCTTGAGCTTGCCGCCAAAGAAACCTTTGTCAGCAATTCTTATCTCAGCTCCCTATTCAAGCAAGAGCTGGGGGTTAATTTTCTCGACTACCTGCATCAATACCGCGTAGAGCGCTCGAAGGAGCTGCTTCGTCAGAGCTACAAAATATATGCTGTCTCCAAGCTGGTAGGCTATCAGGAGGAACGGCACTTTAGCTCCACCTTCAAGAAGTGGACGGGACTAACGCCGCGGCAATATCAGAAAAACTATACTGCGGAATAAAGAAATCGGGCAATGAAGTAGGTTTCAGAAAATCAGCCGATCAGGGTTCCTACCTTGATCGGCTGATTTTTATTTAGCGCTGCTTGAACGAGCAAATGACGGGCAAAGAGAGACTACGTTGCAGTTTAGTGCATGATATAGCGAATTTCGGGTCGTACGCTGCTGAGGATGCTGAAAGGATAGCTGCGCATTTTTCATTTGCAGAGCGGATATCTCATGATGTTAACGAATCCAATACTTTATCCGATATATAGTTTAGGTATATAGTCCTATCATCCTTTTAGCTGCACAAGCCTATCATATGGGCCCTCGCTTTGCACAGCTAAATTTTCTGCGCAATACCCGCGAGCATCCTAGAGGAGGTAATGTATAGTGCAGCTTGGTTTCAAAGCGAAACTAATGACCATTATGGGCATTTTCAGCATTTTACTGACACTTAGTGTGTCATCGGTCAATCAGCATCGCTTGAAGAATAGTTTAATAGAAAGCTACAAAAGAGAGTCTATTTTAGTGGAGGATACCAT from Paenibacillus sp. FSL H8-0548 encodes the following:
- a CDS encoding response regulator, translating into MALRMIIAEDEQSFREGILTLVDWKLYDIEIAGEAENGQQALEMIKNDPPDLLLTDIRMPHLNGLDLIREAKAAGHEFRSVLLTGYNEFEYAKEAIKLGVSDYLLKPCTPHDIVRVILELKQKIEESENEDKMLSELNRSWNRNLHLLKNQILSQWIQQPLMPLENRQSVMEEVGMALLSASIQVGIIRIDSSTSPNAASKRDLELIRYALLNITGETLQPLYLGELEVFRHGDEMLWIGNYSDHMTHEAIESAMKKLQLNLEAYLKLSISISISSPKCSVDFAHIGYQEAIEAMEGRFYQGRGGIFFYTCLDRQQMLKGSILDDAFLQRMEKELLISLQNEQYEQAVDTIEACMSHIRNNSGYSKAEVQLRSTSLILELQKFAQERKVASIEWQDSFVNWIEQIPNMETLDDCSVVLQKIVQSIVEAVSNQKSLHRTVSATIELIKHRYNTNFTLELAAKETFVSNSYLSSLFKQELGVNFLDYLHQYRVERSKELLRQSYKIYAVSKLVGYQEERHFSSTFKKWTGLTPRQYQKNYTAE